The Arachis duranensis cultivar V14167 chromosome 9, aradu.V14167.gnm2.J7QH, whole genome shotgun sequence genomic sequence cttagGATCTCTTATTCAATCACCAAAAGCTCCAAGAAAATTTGATTTCTAGTTACCTTAAGGTGAGGAAAACCTTCttttcatcatcatgaagcttcAGCCTTCATGGTTCATAAGATTCTAAAGTTGTTGTTGATGTTAAAATAGGCGTAAAAGTTCTTCTGGAAGCTTATTTTTGGTGCAATCTTGGACAGCAGCAAAGGTGATAAGGTTTGGTAAATTAATCAATGATTGGCTGTGTTCTTGAAGTGTTAAATCAGATCTTGTTGCTTGAGgtttgattttgggtgtttgtgTGATGGTTTGATCATGAAATCTTGTTGCTTAATGCTTGAAAATCATGTTTATGATGGTTTTGAAGTGGCTGTTGGTGCTGCTGGAAAACGTGACATTCCAGCCATGAAAATCATGATTTTTGATGCTTATTTGATGTGCATTTAATGGCTGAAAAGTTTCTCTTTGGTTTGATAAAAATCGGGTTCAAATCGATTTccgaaaagattgaaaaactagcTGAAAATCAAGCAGAAATCTAATGAACTTTTGAAAAAatgtttttggtttttggaAGAACATGAAAACGTGTATTCATGCAGTTTTGGGGTCAAAATGCAATTATTAAAAAGCTTGGGGTTGAAAATTAATGAATCAAAAGTTGAGGGGCTAAAGTGCAATTATTAAAAGTTATAGAGGTCAGAGTGCAATTTTCAAGAAGTCCGGGGGTCAAAatgcaatttttgaaagttaaataaaatattattattttaataataaaatattaatatattattttattaataatattattttaataatagtattatttaattaataataataaaatattgataaaaagacAGTTTTTCCTAAAAGCCTTAGGAAGGCAGTTTTGAGTCCAGAATTCTCTAATTTCCTTTACTAAACACCTAACAAGAGGTATAAGAGAAGATATAGAGGTATATGAGGTAAAGAAACAAGATTTTGAAACTTGTGTTTAtgttaaaaagaaaaggagttaAAAGTGATATAATTGTGTACCTGACCTTACAGAGTAAACAAAGAATTGTAAAATGAGCTTTCTGTGATGTggtaatgcttgatttatgatgaTTGCTAAGTGATGGAAAGTATGGTTATATGTGAATTATGAGCCTTCGAGCAATGCTTGTGAATGTTGTGCGGGGACGCCCGTATTGTGATGTTGCTTCCCAGACAGGCTGCGGTACAGTTGTACCAGCCCTGCAAGCTGAATGCTTGGTAGAGGCCTAACTCGCATACCTGCGGTATATTGAGACCTGAGTAAATACCAGCCCTGCATGTCGAGAGCACTTGGTAGTGGGTATGTGGTACTTAATCTGGGATTATGTTCTGGGAAGGCCCTATCTGACTTGGAGGGTCGGATTGCGTCGGGTGCGGGtcgaaaccgacaaatgagctcattatcTGCAGTagggacagacatgcatcatacttgtttgtgcattatTTATTGCTTATCTTCTTGTGTTCTTGTtctattccttgtttgtttgagCATAACTGTGTGATTGCATATTAATGTGTGAATGTGCATTTACTTcctattttctctcttgttcATGTGTTAGTTTATGTTGCTGTTATGTACATATTACTCTACATTTATTTATACTTCTATGACCACGGACATTATAAATGAACTTAACTGTAAACCCCGAccttactaagaactccccagttcttaccccttacACCTCTACAGATGGACACAGGAGTCCTATTCTACGAGATTGATCCACCGTACATCCACGAGGACCCGGTGCGCGGTGAGTATTATATCTACTGTGCAGTACCTCGTATCCGTAATTAAGTAGTTCATGGTAGACCTTTCCAGTAACTTATTAGGACAGCATACTTTAATCCTGATGCACCCTATGATTTTCCTTTATCTTGGTTACACCCCGGCGGACCTGGGATATCTCATCCTGAGGAGCAGATGCCTCCTCCACCTGACGATCCTCCTCCACCTGAACCTCCTCTACCTAATGAGCCTATACCTGCCCAGCCTATCCATGAGTCATCTCTTGCACCTTTTGTCCTTGATGAGTGGGGTGTTCCTGTGTTACCACCCGAGCTTGATCCTTTACCTGAGCCGATCGAGCCTCCTGTCTTTGATGAGCAGTAGGGACATGAGTATGACCAGATCATGGAGGCGCCACCTCCTTCTCCCGACTGTATTTTGTTTGGTAGCTATCCTTTTATGGTTCCTGTGGCCAGCAGTGGTTCCTCTGCTATCACTCCGGCAGAAGAAGAggacgaggaagaagaagatccaGAGGAAGATCCTAACTTCATAGTTATCTCCTCTGACAGCGATGACGATGAGCCAGGCGAGGCGCCAGCAGGCGAGCATCACCATTCGCCCGGTGGTATTTCGTGAGGTACTCTGGACTAGGATTGAGGAGATTTTTTTGAGACGCCTAGTCTAACTTCAGTACATTAGAGTGTCTCCCTCACTTTTGTTAGCATGCTTAGAGGGAATAGGCATATCATAGagttaggctagcctgggtgccagcttaggggcTTTTGGTCAGGCCAGGCCCTAGGGCGTCTTATGTACATATATGTACATACTATACGAGTCACTGACTTAGGGGTGTTGTACGATAGCTATATGCTTATATAACTAAGCCACTTCTGTAACATGATGTATATTATAGTGTGTTACTCCATATTCTGTTATCTTTTGCTTTATGTATGTGAATGTTTAATTATCCCTTGATATATGGAGGGTATGCAACtttaaattattgttgttttaaaaaaaatttacttgtaAAATTTGCGGTGTTTTAACAACGTACAggcttatatttattaattaataatacagaaaaggaaaaacaagTTGGTAACATTCAATTTCTAGTATGATCTAGACATGTTagaagttgggtcgttacacaTAGCGGCAAACAGATTAGATCATGTATAAAAGTTCTGTTCCTAATAGTGAACGGTACTTGCAGGCACACTAAACTAGTCAAAACATTTTGAGATGCAGGCGTATAGACAATTAGATCAAAGTTCAACTAAGAGAAATATAGTCCCAATTCACGAGCAACAgtcaaagaaataaaggaatgcGATGCACCCGAGTCATACAGTACAGTTAGAAATCGATTTCTGACATAACATTGACCTTGGATCAGGGCGTCTGATTGCATAGCATCGTCAGCAGTCATAGCAAACACTCCACCTTGTTGTTGGGTTCATACTGGATTCCAAGCAAATTCTTTTGGGCAATTCCTCGCCAAGTGTCCAAGTTCCCCACAAGTGAAACAAATGTTCGTTCCGTACAGCATCCAAATCTAACATAGCCATGGCCATGGAGATCATAACAGCTATGAGGATAGCTGTGCTTCGCATCGATTCGTCGTTCGAAGCTCGATTAAACTATGCCTATTCGCAGTCATTAAGGTCCTATCCGCACCAAACAATCaacattaaggtgatcagtcttaatattTCAAGTAAGGCACGAACATTTCCAAAATGAGCACACATAGACATTCATGCCAAATGTATCTTGAAGATACCCTAACAGCATGAGACACACAagcagagtatgcaatgaagcatagtcagtccactccccaggctctactgggaacgaactgctctgataccaaattgtaacgacccaattttcaatatGTCTAAATCCTACCGGAAATTGAGCGTTACcaacttgtcttcctaattattatctattatgtattatatgagcctgattcgttaTTAAAAACGTAGTTATTTTGCGaggtatttttttgaaaatgtttgaATTAACAAACAGAATCATTCATGATCAATTCACAAGTAATAACAGATAAAATAGTCATAAACAACcatacataaatacatctcaAGCAGTTGATAACATTCCGTGAAccagcctttattagagtaaagatctttagttagaacacccctagatatggctaaataatatctatatacatatatatacatacaacatcccaggccatgacctgttcaagaagttCCTAAGCTgacacccaggctagcctagactctatactcatctagtccctctaaactactaaagtgAGGGAAAATACGTTCTAAgccttcaaaactcaagtcaagTGGAACGTCATAAAAAGGTAGAACATAACCTATTACTCCTCTTTACGATCAGACATTGCTATAGGACGTCTCTCTGGTACCTCATCAAGTAGCCACACAGCAGGAGTCTCGTACATAGGATTTAGGTTAAGGTTCACGTACAAACGGGGTGTAGACAGTGGCTGGTCTCACACAATATACATATAAGTAGAGAACGAGATTCActctagactcagaagactacctagagcGGAATCCTCTTCTTGTGAACGGTTGTCAGCAAACTACGAAAGGGTACTCatgcttccatctgaagggggaagggagagagaaggggtaagaactggggagttcttagtagggtcagggttattagttaagttcattaattctGTGTGGTTTGGCAGATGAATAACAGAATATAGAGAAGTAGTTAATAGAAGACatataaatagagaaaatagaaaaaatagaaagcagaacacagataaaagaatacaagaaaataaaacacagaAATAGCATACAAgtagacaaacataaagaaatagAACACATAGAGAAAGAAATGCAACAGAGAATGATGCGCagacaagaatgatgcatgtctagccctagtacaggccatgagctcatgtgtcggttggcTGCCCGCAATCCCGACATTTATCTGGTCACGAGTAATCCCGATTTCCCGGATATGATTTTCCGTTCCTAAATAAATGCGCATATAATATAACCGCTCATTTGAGACAGCTacagaatatatatataaatatttcttTGTTATATTACTATTCTCTTTATATCTCTTTACTCTGTTCTAGTTTCTCTTTTCTCTatatctctttactctgctctggttactctgttctctgtatctctttactctgctctggttactctgttctctgtatctctttactctTTCTCTGATTACTCTTCCTCTGTATCTATAtttactctttttctctctatctctttacttttctcTAGTTATTCTGTTCTCTGTGTTTCTCTATTCTGCTCTGATTTCTCTgcttaacgtatgtatttaaagcttatgtaaatttcgatATGAATAGTTACCccgtcccaagtataggttcattaagtctatactaaaatagtttaactttttatataatacctaaccctaTTCGCAACTCAAtgactaactatgttgccctagttcgttcactaatttctgtctgtttttctgtccttaaaactttacagacttttctttggttttttatcttttctttaacttgTTATCTTTCATTTATCTTTTCCTCACTAATAAGTTCTTtccactccctaagtgttttatgaaggtaattatgagattctgcgcTTACAAAAGGTAATTAGGAGAATTCtgcacttaaagttgtctttctaaagcttttacagaaaactgtctttttcgcattattttattatttttattaaaatattatttttaattaaatattattattaaatatttttttattatttattattttatcattaaattttcgaaaattaccccACTTTAAcgtttaacctttaaaattcactttttaccacccgtaacttttaatatttctactttaaccaccctaactttcagaaattaccaaataatccctcaaacaccaaaataattacttccttgccctttctaAGATCTAAaacctgttcttcattgttgttcatcacactcaaagtgttcttcatgttcttcgcatattcttcagattctttctctgtttttccccgtttttcagtcttttcagcaactaatttttaccaaaattcaaaataaattcccagccactaaaaccccatcttttctacatgattttaacacaaattgaacctcaATTTAAAGGTTAGGGTTCGAAATTTCAGCTGCCCCAAGAACATGAACTTTAAAGcttaaatttcatcaaatttcatcaaaatttcaccaaaatttcaacaagaattactcatacaaacaattaatttcaagcacagacaaaccatatcataatcacacaactcaaacacaatcaatcaagattaaaTTCGTCAAACCCTACCTTGATTTGCTGCTCCAAATCCGGTTACTCTTTGAAGTGTTCttaaagcactttttcctcctaaatcacatcaagaacaactttaaatccacaaACCCTCAACTGACCAAATCTCTCTCATCATGTTAGGAAGGGATATCGCACCTTAGACTTGCTGGAAATTAAcatttct encodes the following:
- the LOC110275696 gene encoding WW domain-containing protein C2F3.14c-like, whose amino-acid sequence is MSSGKTSGNSFATHIRSKLNLLSFELAANRMYPSQSLPSKMDTGVLFYEIDPPYIHEDPVRAYFNPDAPYDFPLSWLHPGGPGISHPEEQMPPPPDDPPPPEPPLPNEPIPAQPIHESSLAPFVLDEWGVPVLPPELDPLPEPIEPPVFDEQ